A single region of the Apodemus sylvaticus chromosome 7, mApoSyl1.1, whole genome shotgun sequence genome encodes:
- the Adamts15 gene encoding A disintegrin and metalloproteinase with thrombospondin motifs 15 → MLLLGISILALAWRPAGSSEPEWEVVVPIRRDPDINGRHYYRRGTEDSGDQGLIFQITAFQQDFYLHLTPDAQFLAPAFATEYLGVPLQRLTGSSLDLRRCFYSGYVNAEPDSFAAVSLCGGLRGAFGYRGAEYVISPLPNTSAPEAQRHSQGAHLLQRRGAPVGPSGDPTSRCGVASGWNPAILRALDPYKPRRTGVGESHNRRRSGRAKRFVSIPRYVETLVVADESMVKFHGTDLEHYLLTLLATAARLYRHPSILNPINIVVVKVLLLGDRDTGPKVTGNAALTLRNFCAWQKKLNKVSDKHPEYWDTAVLFTRQDLCGATTCDTLGMADVGTMCDPKRSCSVIEDDGLPSAFTTAHELGHVFNMPHDNVKVCEEVFGKLRANHMMSPTLIQIDRANPWSACSAAIITDFLDSGHGDCLLDQPSKPITLPEDLPGTSYSLSQQCELAFGVGSKPCPYMQYCTKLWCTGKAKGQMVCQTRHFPWADGTSCGEGKFCLKGACVERHNPNKYRVDGSWAKWEPYGPCSRTCGGGVQLARRQCSNPTPANGGKYCEGVRVKYRSCNLEACPSSASGKSFREEQCEAFNGYNHSTNRLTLAVAWVPKYSGVSPRDKCKLICRANGTGYFYVLAPKVVDGTLCTPDSTSVCVQGKCIKAGCDGNLGSKKKFDKCGVCGGDNKSCKRVTGLFTKPMHGYNFVVAIPAGASSIDIRQRGYKGLIGDDNYLALKNSQGKYLLNGHFVVSAVERDLVVKGSVLRYSGTGTAVESLQASRPILEPLTVEVLSVGKMTPPRVRYSFYLPKEPREDKSSRPKDPRGPPVLRNSVLSLSNQVEQPDDRPPARWVAGSWGPCSVSCGNGLQKRAVDCRDSPGQQGASACDVDHRPAEKRACGEPCPTWELGNWSPCSKSCGRGFKRRPLKCVGHGGRLLARDQCDLRRKPQELDFCVLRPC, encoded by the exons TCCCGCCTTTGCTACTGAGTATCTAGGTGTCCCCCTGCAGAGGCTCACTGGCAGCTCTCTAGATCTGCGACGTTGCTTCTATTCCGGGTATGTGAACGCGGAGCCAGACTCCTTTGCTGCTGTGAGCCTATGCGGGGGTCTCCGCGGAGCCTTCGGCTACCGAGGTGCGGAGTATGTCATTAGCCCTCTGCCCAACACCAGCGCGCCAGAGGCGCAGCGTCACAGCCAGGGCGCACACCTTCTCCAGCGCCGGGGTGCTCCTGTAGGGCCTTCCGGAGACCCCACCTCTCGCTGTGGGGTGGCCTCGGGCTGGAACCCCGCCATCCTGAGGGCTCTGGACCCTTATAAGCCACGGCGGACGGGCGTGGGGGAGAGCCACAACCGGCGCAGGTCGGGGCGCGCCAAGCGCTTCGTGTCTATACCACGGTACGTGGAGACACTGGTGGTGGCGGACGAGTCAATGGTCAAGTTTCACGGCACGGATTTGGAACATTATCTGCTGACGCTGCTGGCCACGGCGGCACGACTCTACCGCCACCCCAGCATCCTCAACCCTATCAACATCGTTGTGGTCAAGGTGTTACTCTTAGGAGACCGTGACACTGGGCCCAAGGTCACAGGCAACGCGGCCCTGACTCTGCGCAACTTCTGTGCCTGGCAGAAAAAGCTGAACAAAGTGAGCGACAAACACCCTGAGTACTGGGACACAGCCGTCCTCTTCACCAGACAG GACCTATGCGGGGCTACCACCTGTGACACCTTGGGCATGGCTGATGTGGGCACCATGTGCGATCCTAAGAGAAGCTGCTCTGTCATCGAGGACGACGGGCTTCCGTCAGCCTTCACCACTGCCCATGAGCTGG GCCATGTGTTCAATATGCCTCATGACAACGTGAAGGTGTGCGAGGAGGTGTTTGGGAAGCTCAGAGCCAACCACATGATGTCTCCGACGCTCATCCAGATAGACCGTGCCAACCCCTGGTCAGCCTGCAGTGCTGCCATCATCACCGACTTCCTGGACAGCGGGCATG GTGACTGCCTCCTGGACCAGCCCAGCAAGCCCATCACCCTGCCTGAGGACTTGCCGGGCACAAGCTACAGTTTGAGCCAGCAGTGTGAGCTGGCCTTTGGGGTGGGCTCTAAGCCTTGCCCATATATGCAGTACTGTACCAAGCTGTGGTGCACTGGCAAGGCCAAGGGGCAGATGGTGTGCCAGACCCGACATTTCCCCTGGGCAGATGGCACCAGCTGTGGGGAGGGCAAGTTCTGCCTCAAGGGAGCCTGCGTGGAGAGACACAACCCAAACAAGTACCGG GTGGACGGCTCTTGGGCCAAATGGGAGCCCTACGGTCCCTGCTCGCGCACCTGCGGTGGGGGCGTGCAGCTGGCCCGGAGGCAGTGCAGCAACCCCACCCCTGCCAATGGCGGGAAGTACTGCGAGGGAGTAAGAGTCAAATACCGATCTTGCAACTTGGAGGCCTGCCCCAGCTCAG CCTCTGGCAAGAGCTTCCGGGAAGAGCAATGTGAGGCTTTCAACGGCTACAACCACAGCACCAACCGGCTCACTTTAGCTGTGGCATGGGTACCCAAGTACTCGGGCGTGTCACCACGGGACAAGTGTAAGCTCATCTGCCGAGCCAATGGTACTGGCTACTTCTATGTGCTGGCACCTAAG GTGGTGGATGGGACGCTGTGTACTCCCGACTCCACCTCGGTCTGTGTCCAAGGCAAGTGCATCAAGGCTGGCTGCGATGGGAACCTGGGCTCCAAGAAGAAATTTGACAAATGCGGCGTGTGTGGTGGAGACAATAAGAGCTGCAAGAGGGTGACAGGACTCTTCACCAAGCCTAT GCACGGCTACAACTTTGTCGTGGCCATCCCTGCAGGCGCCTCCAGCATTGACATCCGCCAGCGTGGTTACAAGGGGCTCATTGGGGATGACAACTACCTGGCCCTGAAGAACAGCCAAGGCAAATACCTGCTCAATGGGCACTTTGTGGTTTCTGCGGTAGAGCGGGACCTGGTGGTAAAGGGCAGTGTGCTACGCTATAGTGGCACTGGCACTGCTGTGGAGAGCCTGCAGGCTTCCCGACCCATCCTGGAGCCACTAACCGTGGAGGTCTTGTCCGTGGGGAAGATGACACCGCCCCGTGTGCGTTATTCCTTCTATCTGCCCAAAGAGCCTCGGGAAGACAAATCCTCTCGGCCCAAGGATCCTCGGGGTCCCCCAGTGTTGCGCAACAGTGTCCTCAGCCTTTCCAACCAAGTAGAGCAGCCAGACGACCGGCCTCCTGCGCGCTGGGTGGCAGGCAGCTGGGGGCCTTGCTCGGTGAGCTGTGGCAATGGCCTACAGAAGCGAGCCGTGGACTGCCGGGACTCGCCAGGGCAGCAAGGAGCCTCTGCTTGTGATGTAGACCATCGGCCAGCGGAGAAGCGAGCCTGTGGGGAACCCTGCCCAACCTGGGAGCTCGGCAACTGGTCACCCTGTTCGAAGAGCTGTGGCCGTGGATTTAAGAGGCGTCCCCTCAAGTGTGTGGGCCACGGAGGCAGGCTGCTGGCTCGGGACCAGTGTGACCTGCGCCGCAAGCCCCAGGAATTAGACTTCTGTGTCTTGAGACCCTGCTGA